TTGTTGAAAAACCGCTGACTAATACGGTGGCAGAAGCCGAGGCGCTCTTAACGCTAGCGGCTGAGAATCCTGCTTTAAAAATACAGGTAGGTCATGTGGAACGGTTTAATCCCGCCTTTCTGGCTGTAAATCAGTCTTCGATCCGCCCTGTATTTATTGAAGGGCACCGGCTGGCAGTGTATAACCCCAGAGGGACAGATGTCTCTGTCGTTTTGGATCTGATGATTCACGACCTCGACGTGATTCTCAGCATGGTAAAAGCACCGGTTCGCTCTGTCAGCGCCAGCGGGGTATCGGTCATCAGTGAAACACCTGACATTGCCAATGCCCGTATTGAGTTTGAAAATGGTTGTGTGGCCAACCTGACGGCCAGCCGCATCTCAATAAAAAATATGCGCAGACTGCGTATTTTCCAGAAAAACACCTATCTGGCTGTGGATTTTCTGAAGAAAAGTACTGAGGTGTTTCGCCTCGCCGATCCCGACGAGGAGGGGCTGGATGGGAAGATGAAGTTTGAACTAAACCGGGGAGATGAAAAGCGCTTTCTGCTGTTTGAACAGCCGGAGGTAAAACCTGTAAATTCCATTCAAATGGAACTGGAAGAGTTTGCTGCCTCAATTATTGACGATAAGCCGATTCGCGTTTCGCTTGAAGATGGTTATCGCGCCTTGCAGGTCGCACATGAAATTCTGGCAGAAATCGACCGGAATACCAAAGCGTATGAGACGGTTGTTTAAATGGTTTTTCTGGGTTACACTCGCCATTATTCCGCTTTCGTTTCCGCTTTCTCTTCCCGGCGGTTCGGTATTAAATTTTCCTTCTGAATGGATGCTCTCTCTCTTGAGCATCGTCGTGGTCTGGGGAATCATTCGGGGAAGATGGCCTGAAAACGAAGCCATGAATCATCCGATAACGCTGTTGTTGCTGCTCGATCTGGCCATTTCGCTGCTTTCCGCAATCAACAGTGAACTGCCACTGGTATCATTTAAGAGATTGGCGGTAAAAGTGTTGTATTTTCTCGTGTTTTACTGGTGGATGTTGCGCGTGTTTCGGGAGCGGCGAATGATAATGGGCTATTATTGGGCGGTTTTTGCGGGATTGCTGTTATCGGTAATCATTATCATTGTCCGCCATGCTACTTACGGCTTTGAGGCGCGGTTTGCCCCGGCCATGCCTTCGCCCTTTTTTTCTGATCATACGATATATGGCGCGGTGATTACTTTTTTTATCCCGCTCCTAATGACGGAGGGATTTAAAGAATTTCCCCGGCGCTATAAGCCCGCACTTTGGGGTGGAGTATTTTTGCTGTTTTCAGGCTTGTTTTTGTCTTTTTCGAGAGGTGCCTGGCTTAGTCTGGCTTTTGCCGCAGGAGTAGGGGGGGGATTGTATCTGCCTTTTCCCCGAAAATGGCTCTTATGGGTTTTTCCTGTCATTTTTGCTGCCGCAGGACTTTTTCTTTTTTATACAGCAAACACGGGCAATTACACTGAAAATGTCTCCAATCAGGAGCGGATCAACCGCTGGCTGACGGCAGTTCGTCTATTTGAAGCACGTCCATTGCTGGGGTGGGGGCCTGGCACATATCAATACGTATATGGTCCGTATCAGAAAGTGGAAGAAATGACCCGTATCAGCACATATCATGGAGACATGGGAAATGCGCATTCAGAATATCTTGGTCCGCTGGCTGAGCAAGGCGTTGCCGGTGGATTGATTGTACTTCTGCTGGTTTTTTTTACCGTAAAATCAGGGTTAACTTTAATCGGTAAACGACCGCACGAAACACCATTGGCATTGGGGTTATGGTTGTCGCTGATAACATTCTGGTTTCATGGCTTTCTCAACGGCTTTCTCGATCAGGATAAAATGGCGGTGTTGGTTTATGGAGGAATGGCGGGGTTGGTGATATTAAATAAAAACAAAGACTGAGTTATGGATAAACGACAAACTTTTCTTGCGTCCTTTCCCAATGGGTATTTTATGGATGCTGCCGACCTCGGGGCAATGGACGCCTATTTGCACAAACAAAGCTGGTTATCAGCGGGAGAAAAAATCCTTTCTGCCCAAAAACCCGGCGAGGGAAATATGAACTATGTGCTGCGAATTACCACCAGTACCCGCACATTTATCCTCAAACAATCGCGCCCGTGGGTGGAAAAATATCCGCAGATTGCTGCGCCGGTTGAAAGAACATTGGTAGAAGCGAAGTTTTTTCAGGCTGTTGAAAAATCGACCAGCGCGAGTGTTTTTACGCCTAAACTTTTGGGTTATGATGCGTTAAACTTTATCCTCGCACTTGAGGACCTGGGTGAGGGTGCGGATTTCACCTATTTGTACCAAAAAGGCAATCACCTTACCCGCGCAGAAATTCACTCCCTCGTAGATTTTGTCTCCCGCCTGCATAAGGAAGCTACAGGGGCAGTACTGGAAGATTTTCCCGAAAATCGCCAGATGCGTTTACTCAACCACGAACATATATTCCGCTTTCCATTCAGTGAAGAAAACGGATTTGACCTCAATCAGGTTCAACCAGGTTTGGAGGCAATTTCTCTTCCTTATAAGCAGGATGAATCGTTGAAGCAAAAAATCGCAGGCCTGGGTGATGTTTATCTTTCCGAAGGCACGACCCTGATTCATGGAGATTATTACCCCGGAAGCTGGTTGAAGGTAAAAAACGAAGTAAAGGTCATCGACCCCGAATTTGGTTTTGCTGGTTATCCGGAGTTTGATCTGGGCGTTTTCCTGGCGCAGATGAAGCTGGCTTCGCAGGGAAAGGAAATCATGCAGGAAATCTTCTCCGGATACGGTGGTACACAATCGCTGGATATGGAACTGCTGGCAGGTTTTGCCGGGACAGAAATATTGCGTAGGTTAATTGGCCTGGCGCAACTACCCGTATCCTTTACGCTGGACGAAAAAGCAGTGATTTTGGCGCAGGCAGCAGAAGCCATTCGCACAGGTAAAATCGAAAAACTATTCTCATGAAAAAATACCTGCTGATTATCCTGCCGGTTGTGCTGCTATCCTGTCAGGACACAACGGAGAAGTCCAAAGAAATGAACATAACCGAAACCCTCCCTGAAAGTACGCCATTGCCCTACGTAGAGATGTCGGAGGAGAAATTGTACGATAAAGTATTGGGCATGCTGGTGGGGTCTGCGATCGGCGATGCCATGGGGGCACCTACCGAGATGTGGAGCCGCAAGAGCATTCAGGTGGAATACGGATTTGTCGATACCCTTGATGATATGGTGCGGGAACCCTCGCCGGAAGGCACCTGGGCGATGAACTTGCCCGCAGGTGGAACGACCGACGATACCCGCTGGAAAGTGCTTTTCAGCGAATTTCTGCTGTCGCAAAACCAATCCATGTACACAGGTGGAGCCGATCCGTACGAATTTTCCCGTTTTCTCATGGTAAAATACGAGCAGGAAATCGCCGGACTAAAAACCACTGAAACTTTTGATCCCGAGCCCATTGAAAATCAGGTGCGCCGTTTGGCATGGTTGCAGGAATGGGCGGTGGTTGCGAAACCATTTTCCGAAAAAGACATGGAAGGGTATAGTTATGCGGTGAATCATTTTTATGGAGGAGAAATGACCTGTGCGGGGATGTTGTATTCTCCGATGGTGGGACTGGCCTTTCCCGGAGCGGAAGGGGAAGCCTACGCTTCTGCATACCGGCTTGGTATATTTGATATCGGTTATGCCCGCGATATCACAGCGTTGACGGCTTCGATGGTATCTGCAGCGATGCGGCCCGAACCTACCCAAAAGGAAGTTTTGTCCGTATTGCGCACAACCGATCCCAACGGATATTTTAAGAGTAGGTTGGTGGGAAGAACGGCCTACCGCATTTATCGCGACGCGCAGTATATCGTCGATGAGGCCCGGAAAATCAGGCTTGAAGATGTGGACGCTGCGAAAATCAAGCTTCCCATTAAAGGCCGGGACCTGTTGTATATGGCGCAAATGCAGCGAGCCTTTGAGCTGCTGGACGCCAAAAACCAGGATATGCCCTTTCATGCGGGAGAAATTCACCTGATCAACCTGACAGCCCTGCTTTTCGGAGAGTTTGACTTTCGTCGGTCGCTCGAATTTGCCATCAACTATGGGCGCGACAACGATACCGTGGGAGCCGTAACCGGTTCGATTTTGGGCGCATATTATGGGAAAAGCAGCCTCCCGCAGGATATGGTCGCCACTGTATTAGGTACTAACAAAACCCGTATGGGGATTGATCTGGAGAAGGTTGCGGCGGAACTTACAGCCAAGTTCGTTGCATCAGGCGTCGTAAAAGTTTCAGCAGAATAGCGAAAAAAATGCTGTAGAATCAGTAAGGATGAAGCAGCCATGATTGACTGCGCGGAAATTGCTCGCAATCCGTATTGCAGGAAAGAGTAAAGCGTTTTCCAACGGTTTGGAATCGAAGAATCCCTCAAGGATCGGATTCCAACGGTTTGCAACGGTTTGTAACGGATTCCAAAAGCAAAAACAACCCAAAAACCTCTGCGAAAATCTGCGTTTCCTCTGCGACAATCTGCGTCCCATGTCCATCCAGCTTGTCATGGACAAAAAAACGTTTTCCAACGGATTTAAACGGATTCCAAAAGCAAAAACAACCCAAAAACCTCTGCGAAAATCTGCGTTTCCTCTGCGAAAATCTGCGTCCCATGTGTATCCAGCTTGTCACGGACAAAGAAGCGGATTCCAACGGTTTGTAACGGTTTGTAACGGTTTCCAACGGATTCCCAAAAGCAAAAACAACCCAAAAACCTCTGCGAAAATCTGCGCTTCCTCTGCGAAAATCTGCGTCCCATGTCCACCCAGCTTGTCACGGACAAAAAAACGTTTTCCAACGGATTTAAACAGATTCCAAAAGCAAAAACAACCCAGAAACCCCGCGACAAACAGGAAGTAAAAATGGGGAAGGTCGATGTCAACGCCAACGCAGCAGGGTTGATTTGTGATCGTGATTTTCAAAAATCCGTTTGCTGGAATATTCGTGCGCATTCGTGATATTCGTGGCTTAAACTAAAGGGGCGATTATCAGGGTAACCACGAATGAAATATACCACGCTTCTCCTTCTTTTTTCATTGACAAAAATCTGTCCGGGGCAGGTGGCGGATACTGCCATGGATGTCTTCAAGGTTGAAACTCCTGAAAGCAGCCAGCAATTTTTTACCAACGACCCTGTCTGGCGAGGTGCAGACGGGGCATCCTCCATTGATCTCGGAAATGGCAAAATTTTATGGCTTTTCAGCGATAGTTTCATTGCCAGTGATTCTTCCGGTTCGAGAAAAAATGCAGTCTTAATCAGAAATAGTATCGCTGTTCAGGATGGCTATGATTTACCAACAGCCATTATCAGGTTTTTCTGGAACCGAAAAGGGGGAAATCCCCGGGCATTTTTTCATCAACCCGGAAAATACTGGTTCTGGACCGGGCACGGTATGAGGATTAATGACCGGGTGCTCGTCTTTCTGATGAAGGTGCGAAGTACTGAAACCGGACTGGGTTTTGAAGTATTTGACTGGGCTACGGTGCTGATTCAAAACCCTGACGACGATCCTGCGACGTGGGAACTTCGCTACCACAGAGGAGCAGAAACTTACGGTTTGATTGCAGGCTCAGCCGCAGTGCTGAGCGATGATCATTACCTGTATGCATTTGGTGCAGTCGAACCCGATACCCATGAGGCATATGTGCTGCGTTGGAAGCTGGCCCAGGCCTATAAGGGAAAAATGGCACATCCTGAATGGTGGATAGGGGACAGGTGGGAGCAGCGGAAAACCCGGTTGTCAGTGCCAGCACCTTTGTTTATGGGCAGTACCGAATATTCGGTACACTATGATTACCGGTTGAAAAAGTATGTGCAGATTCAGTCCTATGGTTTTGGTGAAGCGGAACTGGGGTTGCGGATGGCCGACAGCATAGTGGGAAAGTGGTCGGAACCCATTATATTTTACAAACCCGACTATACAGGCGTAAAAAGCCCGATCATGTATGCTGCCAGGGCCCATCCTGAGCTATTGGGAGACGGGCTTTGGATC
The Bacteroidia bacterium DNA segment above includes these coding regions:
- a CDS encoding Gfo/Idh/MocA family oxidoreductase translates to MIKIGLLGAGHLGKIHLKLLKEIPAFEVMGFFDADPEVRKKVADEYGVQAFSDIHSLMDVVEAVDIVTPTLSHFECASLALRRGLHVFVEKPLTNTVAEAEALLTLAAENPALKIQVGHVERFNPAFLAVNQSSIRPVFIEGHRLAVYNPRGTDVSVVLDLMIHDLDVILSMVKAPVRSVSASGVSVISETPDIANARIEFENGCVANLTASRISIKNMRRLRIFQKNTYLAVDFLKKSTEVFRLADPDEEGLDGKMKFELNRGDEKRFLLFEQPEVKPVNSIQMELEEFAASIIDDKPIRVSLEDGYRALQVAHEILAEIDRNTKAYETVV
- a CDS encoding O-antigen ligase family protein, with the protein product MRRLFKWFFWVTLAIIPLSFPLSLPGGSVLNFPSEWMLSLLSIVVVWGIIRGRWPENEAMNHPITLLLLLDLAISLLSAINSELPLVSFKRLAVKVLYFLVFYWWMLRVFRERRMIMGYYWAVFAGLLLSVIIIIVRHATYGFEARFAPAMPSPFFSDHTIYGAVITFFIPLLMTEGFKEFPRRYKPALWGGVFLLFSGLFLSFSRGAWLSLAFAAGVGGGLYLPFPRKWLLWVFPVIFAAAGLFLFYTANTGNYTENVSNQERINRWLTAVRLFEARPLLGWGPGTYQYVYGPYQKVEEMTRISTYHGDMGNAHSEYLGPLAEQGVAGGLIVLLLVFFTVKSGLTLIGKRPHETPLALGLWLSLITFWFHGFLNGFLDQDKMAVLVYGGMAGLVILNKNKD
- a CDS encoding phosphotransferase, producing MDKRQTFLASFPNGYFMDAADLGAMDAYLHKQSWLSAGEKILSAQKPGEGNMNYVLRITTSTRTFILKQSRPWVEKYPQIAAPVERTLVEAKFFQAVEKSTSASVFTPKLLGYDALNFILALEDLGEGADFTYLYQKGNHLTRAEIHSLVDFVSRLHKEATGAVLEDFPENRQMRLLNHEHIFRFPFSEENGFDLNQVQPGLEAISLPYKQDESLKQKIAGLGDVYLSEGTTLIHGDYYPGSWLKVKNEVKVIDPEFGFAGYPEFDLGVFLAQMKLASQGKEIMQEIFSGYGGTQSLDMELLAGFAGTEILRRLIGLAQLPVSFTLDEKAVILAQAAEAIRTGKIEKLFS
- a CDS encoding ADP-ribosylglycohydrolase family protein translates to MKKYLLIILPVVLLSCQDTTEKSKEMNITETLPESTPLPYVEMSEEKLYDKVLGMLVGSAIGDAMGAPTEMWSRKSIQVEYGFVDTLDDMVREPSPEGTWAMNLPAGGTTDDTRWKVLFSEFLLSQNQSMYTGGADPYEFSRFLMVKYEQEIAGLKTTETFDPEPIENQVRRLAWLQEWAVVAKPFSEKDMEGYSYAVNHFYGGEMTCAGMLYSPMVGLAFPGAEGEAYASAYRLGIFDIGYARDITALTASMVSAAMRPEPTQKEVLSVLRTTDPNGYFKSRLVGRTAYRIYRDAQYIVDEARKIRLEDVDAAKIKLPIKGRDLLYMAQMQRAFELLDAKNQDMPFHAGEIHLINLTALLFGEFDFRRSLEFAINYGRDNDTVGAVTGSILGAYYGKSSLPQDMVATVLGTNKTRMGIDLEKVAAELTAKFVASGVVKVSAE
- a CDS encoding DUF4185 domain-containing protein, which codes for MKYTTLLLLFSLTKICPGQVADTAMDVFKVETPESSQQFFTNDPVWRGADGASSIDLGNGKILWLFSDSFIASDSSGSRKNAVLIRNSIAVQDGYDLPTAIIRFFWNRKGGNPRAFFHQPGKYWFWTGHGMRINDRVLVFLMKVRSTETGLGFEVFDWATVLIQNPDDDPATWELRYHRGAETYGLIAGSAAVLSDDHYLYAFGAVEPDTHEAYVLRWKLAQAYKGKMAHPEWWIGDRWEQRKTRLSVPAPLFMGSTEYSVHYDYRLKKYVQIQSYGFGEAELGLRMADSIVGKWSEPIIFYKPDYTGVKSPIMYAARAHPELLGDGLWITFNVNSLDFGALIENQGIYFPKFILLKIEAKN